GCGGGTGAGCCAGTTCTGCCAGCGTTCCTCCGTGTAGAACGTTTCCTCGGGGTCAACCATATCTCACCCGAACGCTGCAGTACTCAAATGCCTTTCTTCTCAGCGGACGCAACGTGTGAACCCCTCACCCGGTGGGTGACCGTCGGCGAATTTCGCCGACTGGACGGCGTCTGACGCGCCGCTCCGCCCACAGAGTATTAAATATAGTGACATTTTCGTCTGAACGCAGCGTTCCCGTGCCGGTCTCACTCCACACCTCGCTTCGTTACTCCCCGGCACGTCTCGTCACTCCCGGCGCGCTTTGTTGGTCACGCCGCGCTTCATCAGTCCCGCCACGCCGCGTCAGTTCCCCGTTCGGCGTCGCGTCAGTCGAGCGTCGACTCGGTGTCGATGCCGTAGACGTGCTTCGGCGTCTCGACGTGCGCGTTTCGCATCGCTCGTTCGTGACCCTCGTCGAGCAACCAGCGGACGCGGCGGGGAACCGTCTTCGGCCCGAGCACCGCGCCCGGCCGGTCCGGATCGTCGACGAAATCAGTCTCCATCAGAAACGGCTCGTCGGCGTCGACGGCGACGCGCAGGCGGTCTTTCTCGCTCATCACGCTCGGCGTCAGGCCGCGGAGCGTCCCGCCCGCGTAGTGTTTGACGACGCGCTCGGCGGGGAGGCCCCGCGCCTCGGCCCACTCGGCGATGTCGGTCAGGTCCTCGCTCGCCTCGGTGTGTAACTGGACCGCGCAGTCGCGCTCCGCGCCGAGCGCGAGCGCGTGTTTCAGCACGTCGTTGGAGGCCTCCCAGACGACATCCGAGACCTCGTAGTGGGGGCGACCCGATTTCAGCGCCAGCGCGCGGCCCTCCGCGACGAACTCGGCGGCGACGTCGAGTCCGGCGCACATCAGGTCGCGCGCCGCCTCGGGCGCGAAGTCGCGTTCGTCGGTCAGGCGGGTGATGAGTCCGGGGTGGACGCCGAGTACCGGCCACGCGTGCCCGGCGAGCACCTGGTTCGCCTCGGCGACTGCGCCGAGCGTCTCCTCGAACACGGAGCGGAAGTCCTCGCCCGTCTCGGTTTCGACGCCGAGGTGCCACGAGGGTTTGTTGACGACGAGCAGGTGGGTCCCACCGAGGTGCGCGAACTCCTCGACGGCCTCGACGCCCCGGCCGTGCCGCGGGTCGAGATGTAGGTGGTTGTCCAAAACTGGTGTACCGAGTTCGTCCATGGGCGTTGTCGGTGCGAGAGCGGGAAAAATCTGGCCGCCTCGACCGAGTTGATTCGACTGTGGTCGCAGACGCTCGTCCGAGTTGATTCGACCGTCATCGCTGGCGTTACTCGCCGAGAGTGATGCTCTCGGTGGCCGCGTTTCGGAGCGCGTCCGACCGTCCGTGCGTCCCCGGCGCGATGGCGAGCGTCCGGATGCCCTGCGAGTTCGCTATCTCCAGGACTGGCTTGAAATCCGTGTCGCGCGAGGCGACGGCCAGCGTTCCGACGCCGTCTTCGATGGCGAAGCGCGTCGCGTCGACTGCGAGCTTCACGTCGACGTCGCCGCTCGTGACGACCACCTCGAAGCCGCGGGCCTCCGCCGCCTGAATCAGCCCCGGTGTCGCGTGTTCGTCGAGATACAGGCGGGTCGTGACGAGACGCCCCGCGCCCTCCGCCGCCTCCCGCACGTCGTCCAAGTCGACGTCGAACTCGTCGCGCAGAATGTTCGGCCCGTCGACGAACAGCGCGACGCCTCTGTCGCGCCCCGACTCGTCCGTGAGCCGCCCGAGCAACTCCATGTGCTCGAATTTTTCCGGGAAAATATAGGCGTGCTGATTCGCGTAGCCCCGTTTGTACGGTCATACTCGCCGAGAATGTTTCTCAAAAATTACGTTTATCTAGATTTGATAGTAAAGAAAATAATTAAGTAATTTGGACATTACATTCAGTCGCAGCTATGTCAGACAAAGACACTCCCTCGTGGAAGCGTCGTGGATTCCTGAAGACGACCGGTGCGCTCGGTCTCGTCGGCCTCAGCGGCGTCGGTGCGGCGACGCCGGGTCGCAACCCCGGTCCGAAGGAAGACGAGATTCTCGTCGGCGTCTCGAAGACGGCGGACAGTCCGCGCGCGGCGGTCGAGAGCGCGGTGCCGGGCAACGCCCGTATCGTCCACGAGAACAAGCAGCTCAGCTACGTCGCCGTGAAGTTCCCGTCGGAGGCGTCCGACGCCGCCCGAGAGAACTTCGTCGAGGCGGTAACGAATCGCGAGAACGTCAAGTACGCGGAGAAAAACGAGACGCTCGAAGCGCTTTATACGCCGTCGGACGAGCGGTACTCCGACCAGTACGCGCCGCAGCAGGTCAACGCCGACGTGGCGTGGGATACGACGCTCGGTAGTTCCGATGTCACCGTCGCCGTCATCGACCAGGGCGTCAAGTACGACCATCCGGACCTCGCCGACCAGTTCGGCTCGAACAAGGGCTACGACTTCGTCGACGACGACTCGGACCCGTACCCGGACGTCCTCAAAGACGAGTACCACGGCACCCACGTCGCCGGTATCGCCGCAGCGACGACGGACAACGGCGAGGGCATCGCGGGCATCAGCAACTCCACGCTGCTGTCGGGGCGCGCGCTCTCCGAGGAGGGCAGCGGGTCGACCGCCGACATCGCCGACGCCGTCCAGTGGGCCGCGGACCAGGGTGCGGACGTCATCAACCTCTCGCTCGGCGGCGGCGGCTACACGGACACGATGAAAAACGCCGTCTCGTACGCCTACGATGCCGGGTCGCTCGTCGTCGCAGCCGCGGGCAACGACTACGGCTCGTCGGTCTCCTACCCGGCGGCGTACAGCGAGTGTCTCGCGGTCTCGGCGCTCGACGAGGACGAGTCGCTTGCCAGTTACTCGAACGTCGGCCCAGAGATCGAACTCGCCGCGCCCGGTTCGAACGTCCTCTCGACGTGGACGACGAGCACCGAGTACGACAGCATCTCCGGCACGTCGATGGCGACGCCCGTCGTCTCCGGTGTCGCCGGGCTGACGCTCGCACAGTTCTCGCTCACGAACGAGGAACTCCGCACACACCTCAAAAACACGGCCGTCGACGTGGGTCTCTCCAGCGACGAACAGGGTAGCGGCCGCGTCGACGCCGGCAACGCGGTCACGACCGAACCCGGCAGTGGCAGCGACGGCGGCAGCGGCGACTCCACGTCGGCATCGGTCGACGGGTCGCTCAGCGGTTACTGGGACTCGAAGTGTTGGAGCTACGGCTTCGAGTACGACGGCCCCTCGAAGATCGTCGTCGAACTCTCCGGTCCCTCGGACGCCGACTTCGACCTCTACGTCAACGAAGGATCCGGGTCGTGCCCGTCGACGAGCGACTACGACTACCGCTCGTGGACGACCGACAGCCAGGAGACCATCACTATCGACGACCCCGACGACTCTGCGGACCTGACGGTGCTCGTCGACTCCTACAGCGGCAGCGGCGACTACACGCTCACCATCACCGAGTACCAGTAACTCGGTAGTCGTCTACTCGTCAGTCATCGCACGCGTCCGGTTTCTTTTTCCCTCGCGTCGCCAACGGTCGTCGGTTAACAACATCGTTTCGAGCGATGATTGTCCCCAGATACACTTTCGGCTCTGTTGAAATCCTCAGGACGTGACAGATATAGCGTGCTGATTACAGAGGATGTTGTCATCACGATGGTTTCACATATTTGAGGCGGCGTAAAGCGGTCTCGACGCCTTCAGCTAGCCGGATCGTGACGTTCCTCGTCGCCCTCTCGGTGGGAAACCTCATCGAGGGTTTCGATGTGTACCGGATGCCGGTAGAGGAACACTCCAACGGCGACAACCCAAATTACGCCTAGAGATTATCCAGTTTGGAAGGCCATCGATAGGTCAGTGTACCCGGTCTGCGCCTGGACGATCCCGAAGGAGAGCGCTCCGAGACTGGCGACGACGCTCAACCAGCCCATGCCGCTGAACCAGCTGGGGCGAACCGGCGACTCGGCGGTAGCGAAAAACGCCCCGCGAAGAGCCCCGCTGCGACACCGAACATGAACCACTGGAGGCTAAAGAGCCCGCCTTCGATCTGTCGAACGGCGAAGGCCGTCTCGTACAACAGCTCCTGTTGGTCGGGTCCTGCCGCTGCCCACCGATCGACCATAATTCCGAGGGCAACGCCATCAACCGCTATGAAGACGGCGTAGACACTTGCACATACCACCATCGCAGCCCCACCGAGGGTAGCCCACACCCCGGCGACGCCTCTGCGAAGCCGCCAGGCCAGCGCGAGGATTGCGGCAGACATCAACAGAATCCCGAGAAGCTCCCCTAGATGGTAGAGCCCCCAGATTCCTTCGACCGCATAGTCCGAGAAGGCTGCGTGTGTATGGTGCGGCGGCGTCCATGGGTGTATGTATGACGAAACACCATAGACTACAAGGCCCGAAATTGCCGCAAAGGCCCCAATGTTCGAAAAATACCGTTCAGAGGGACCGACTGTCTTAATTTCGTCGTTTGTTGACATTTGTATTCTACCGTGCTAAAACACCTCCTGAGGACATAATTCTACTTTCAAATATTTAGAGTATCCAGCAGCAGATACCGGAGCAGAAACCGTTACGGTTCAGTATATTTTGAGCGGTGTGTGTTTCATTTATTGAAAAGATTGCTTTACTCCCGTTTCGAGGTGTCTCCGTCCCGAATACGCACCTTGTATTCCGCTCAGTCGCTGAAACCTACTCAGATACTGTCAGAGGCGACGTGCGAGATGTAGAGGATGAGTTCAGCGCGGCGGTCTCGTTCGTTTCACGTCCAAGTTAATGAACCAACCGTTCAGTAGATTTGTTTATTGACCGCTGAAAACTCAGTTAATCGCTTGGAGAAACTCATCTAGCGTATCGGTGAGTTCATCAACCTGTTCTCCGTTGATTTCAGCGGAATAGCGGACAATGAAGATGTTCTTCTCATCGGTGTGACGAGCCTTGTCTATTTGTTCGACTCCTTTCCAAATCCCTGTGACTTTGACTTGGCCGTGTTCAGCGTGATCGTAGTTTTCACCTCGCTCGATAGCCAGATCAGAGTCAGAGCCCGGTAGCTCGTCAGAATCATCCATACTTGCCCATGATGTCCCTCTAACCTTGTTTCTGTTGGTGGGTGCGGTATCTGCTTCCCCTGTACTTAAGTGGTCACAACTTTCGCAAATCGAATAGAACCTCGCGCTACATTCGCGCTATCTATTTAGTAGCAGTCGACGAACTACCGAGAGCTTGTTAGAAAACACGTGTTGACTACAGAGAGTGTTTCGTTGCCTGCAACCAGAATGGGAACAAGCTTATCTCTGTCAGTCAACTGAAAACGGATATGAATGGCCGGGAGCCAGAGGCTCTTATTCCAGCGGCCGTAGACACACTTCCGATCAACTTTGCAATCCTCGATGACGAAGGGAAGATCCTGTATACAAATCGCGCATGGCAGGAGTTTGGCGAAGCGAATGAGATCGAACTTCGACCAGATACAATCGGAACCAACTATCTTACGATCACCAGACAAGCGGAGACGGAGACGGCACAAACGGCTGCCGCCGGGTTATCCGAGATTCTAACGGGCGAACGAGAACTCTTCGAGTTCGAATATCCGTGCCACTCTCCCGACAAACAACGTTGGTTTCTCATGCGGGCAGCATCGTTCACTAACGGTGACCAGAGATACGTCGCTGTTGCCCATTTCGACATCACTGATCGGTACACGTATCAGCGTCAGTTAGAAGAGTCCAACGAGCGCCTCCAGCAGTTCGCCTACGCAGCCTCCCACGACCTGCGAGAGCCGTTACGGATGGTCACGAGCTACCTACAGCTGCTAGAGCGTCGGTATAGCGATGACCTCGACGAAGACGCCAAAGAATTCATCGAGTTCGCAGTTGACGGTGCCGAGAGGATGGAGGCAATGATCGAGGGGCTGCTTACGTACTCCAGAGTCGAAACACAGGGACAATCCTTCGTTTCGGTCAATCTCGAGGCAGTGCTGGACGATGTTTTGACGGATCTCGGTATCCGGATCGACGAAGCTGGTGCCGAAATCACTGCTGAATCGCTACCGACTGTCAGAGGTGACGCCAGCCAACTCCGCCAACTCTTCCAGAACCTACTGGAAAACGCTCTCCAGTACAGCGGCGAGCAGAAACCCCGAGTGTCAATCTCTGCAACGCGTGACGAGGACGAGTGGATGATTTCGGTCAGTGACAAGGGGATCGGTATCGATCAAAAAGATGCAGACCGGGTTTTCGAGGTGTTCCAGCGACTCCACAGCCACGAGGAGTACGAAGGGACAGGGATCGGCCTCGCACTCTGTCGACAAATCATCAAACGCCACGGGGGCGAGATTTGGGTAAACTCCGAACCCGAAGAAGGATCGACGTTTTCGTTTACGCTTCCGGCCCCCGATACGTGAACGCTTTTTGAGAATTCCCCCGGCTGTATTCGCGCTGGGAGTTCAGCAGGGAGATGTCGGACTACCTCAACTTCTGTCAGGAGTGGCGTGACCGGCTCAGAGGGTACATCTCTCAAGAGGCCCTCGTTTAGTTCTCTCCATCTCAGTTGAACTAACAGCGTAATAGCGCGTGTGAACTATTCGTCTCTGTAGAAGAAGAACCGAGCGAGCATGATAACAACCAACACCAAGAGAATAAACGGGAGTAGCTCCCCACCTCACTGCACCAAATCTCCAACGGATCTCGCAAATGGGTCGGGGTCGGGATGGGGGCGTGGTGTTGAAGTGTTTGTTGAATCCATGTAATAGCACTAACAATGCGGGCTAAGTACTTTCTCTGGATTCAACGATTCCAGTAATCACGCTTTTGGGCTACTCCCTTGCGAGATACACGTCTTCTATTCAGCACGGCACAGACTAACCATCAAATATTGAGCATTTTGACAGAGACACAATTTCTACAATTTGTACAATGCGTGAGTTCATGCGTCTCGGTCCCATGTACGTGTTATGCGACTCCGGTACGTCGACGGAACCATCGAAATCGACGGTTCGTCGGACGCGTTCGACAAGGCGGCCGCGGCGCTCGAACTCGACTCGAAGCGAGCGGACGCGCTCCACTACCGGCCGATTCGTGACTCGCTTCGGGCGGCGGGTGTCGAGTTCGAAGACGACGTGCTCGACGCCGTTTCGGGCGTGGACCTCTCGTGTTCGCTCTCGCTCCGTCCGTATCAGTCGGAGGCGCTTCGAAGCTGGCGGCGAGACGAGCGGGGTGTCGTCGTCCTCCCGACCGGCGCGGGGAAAACGTACGTCGGCATGGCGGCGATCGACGCGGTCGGGGGGCCGACGCTCGTCGTAGTTCCCACGCTCGAACTCGTCGACCAGTGGCGCGACGAACTCGCGCGCTTCGAGGTTCCGGTCGGCGAGTTCACCGGGCGAGCGAAGGACCTCGGCCCCATCACGGTAACGACGTACGATTCGGCGTACACCCACGCCGCCGGCTTCGGCGACCGCTTCGAGTTCGCCCTGTTCGACGAGGTTCACCACCTCGCCGCCGAGAAGTACCAGCGCATCGCCGAGCGGATGGCCGCCCCCGCCCGGATGGGACTGACCGCGACGTACGAGCGCGACGACGACAGACACACGCGACTCGCACGGTTGTTGGGCGGGAAGGTGTACGAGATCGACACCGACGACCTCACGGGCAAGTATCTCTCGCCGTACACCGTTGAGCGAATCACGGTCGACCTGACGCCCGACGAGCGCGAGGCGTACGACGAACACGCGGCCGTCTTCCGAAACTACGTCGCCTTCAGCAACGTTTCGCTCGACGGCCCGGACGGCTACCGGAATCTGGTCGTCAGAAGCGGCAACGACCCACGGGCGTGGCGGGCGATTCGCGCCCACGAGACCTCGCGAAAGATAGCGTTCAACGCCGAGTCGAAACTCGCCGAACTCGCCTCGCTGCTGCGCGAGTGCCGCGAGAACGGCGACCGGGTCATTGTCTTCACCCGCTACAACGACCTCGTCCACGTCGTCGCCGACCGGTTTCTGATTCCCGCCGTCACCTACAAGACGCCGACCGACGAGCGCCGCGCGACTCTATCGTGGTTCAAATCCGGACGCGTCGACGCCGTCGTCAGTTCGCAGGTGCTCGACGAGGGCGTCGACGTCCCCGACGCGAACGTCGGCATCATCCTCAGCGGCACCGGCAGCAACCGGGAGTACCGTCAGCGACTCGGCCGCATCCTCCGCCCCTCGGAGAAATCCGCCCGCCTCTACGAACTCGTCTCCGCCGACACCGGCGAGACTCGCACCGCCGACCGACGCCGTTCCTGATCCGATCTTCACGTTCTCACCGACGATGCTCACGAAGAAACTGCTCGAAACCCGACGGCGAAAACCCGACATCTGGCCCGTCTACCGACCGCCCGAGGAGTACCGCGAAGTCGCGCGGGCCGTCCTCGACGCGTACCGGCCCGGCGTGACGCATGGGGAACTCGACGAGGCACTCCGCGACGTGGAAACCCACGAGACGTACACGCTGGTTCGCGGCCTCAGAAAACTGCTCGATCACAGACTCGCGTTCGAACGCGAGCCGGCCGCCGACCCCGTCTCACTCCGCGAGGCGGCGTTCGAACGGGGGTTCGTCACCGACGCCCGCGAGCGGCGGGCGGTGATGGAGGCCGTCGGCGACGAGTTCAGCATCTCCGCCGCCGATGTGGCCGACTCGCTCTGGGCGGACAGAGAGCGCGAGCAGCGACTCCACGACGCGCCGGAAGTCGGTCCCACGGACCTGCTGCGGCAGTACAACCTCGCGCTCACTCAGACGTTTCTCTGCGACGCCGCCTCGCTCACCGTCGAGAGTTCGACCGACCTCGACCGACTCGCCGCCGCCGCGTCCGAAGTCGGCGTGATGGCCGAGTACACGGACGACTCGAATGCCCTTCGCGTCGTCGGACCGGCGGCTGTGAGTCGAAAATACCGAACCTATCGCAAGCGAGTCGCCGAGTGGGTCGGCCGTGTTGTCGCCGCCTCCGAGTGGTCGCTCGACGCGCGCGTCGAAGTCGAGGTACGCAGCGAGACGCGACTGTACGAGTTCGCGGTTGACTCGGGGGCGAACGAACTGTTCCCATTCTTTCCGTGGTCGTGCACGCCCGACGACGACCGGCGAGCGCGGTTCGGCGATCGAATCGGGTCGCGCATCCCGCGGTGGCGACTCCGCGCGACTCCAACGGTACTCCGTGGGTTCGACGGAGAGCGCGCTGTCGTCGATTTCGCGTTCGAGCGCCCCCACAGCGGTCGCGAGTGCTATCTCGCCGTCTTCGACTGCTGGACGCCTGACCACCTCGACAGTCGCCTTACTTCGCTCCGGGCGGCGGCGGGCGACAGACCAATTCTGGCCGCCGTTAACGAGCGGCGCTGCTGCGTCTCCGGCGTCGACAGGGAGGCGTTGGGAGACGGCCTCGCGTCGCGTCTTGTCGCCGAACGCGCGACCGACGCCGACGCGGTCGTGTGGTACGCGAACGCCCTGCCGATCGAGGGGGTCACTGCCGAACTCGACGTGCTGGAACGCGAGTGGGTCGAGACGGACCGCGACTACCTGCTCCCCCTCGACCTCGACGCGGAGCCAGTGACGTTCGACGTCGACGCGTTCGCCTACGACCGACAGGTTGAACCCGAGGCGGTCCGACACCACGCACTCGACACGGGTTACGGCGTTCTCTCGAACGGGACGTATCTGCCCGAACCCGTCGCTGCGGACCTCCGCACCGAGATCGACGCGCTCGACCGGCGGACGCTCGGCGCTGTGCGACCGCTCCTTCGGAGCTACGGTCTCGGGACGGACGCGCTCACCGCGCTCGGCTACGCGGTCGACGAGCCGACGAACCGTGCAACTTGTCGAGTTCGTCGGCAAGAGGTGGACTGACCTCGAGACGAGGCGCGTCGACCGCTGAATCGTGGGTTCAGGGTCTCCGCGCGCTGAGAGCGCCTCCGTCTCAAACTCTAACGGCGACGGTGTTGGTCAGGTTCGGCATAAAAAGGCGGGTCGGTTTACCGCTTGTTGACCTCGAGCACTTTGCCCGCGGCGATGGTCTGCCCCATGTCGCGGATGGCGAAGCTCCCAAGTTCGGGAATTTCGCTCGACGGTTCGATGCTGAGCGGTTTCTGCGGGCGCAGCGTGACGATGGCGGCGTCGCCGGCTTTGATGAAGTCCGGATTCTCCTCGGCGACCTCGCCCGACGCGGGGTCGAGTTTCTGGTCGAGCGACACGAACGTGCAGGCGACCTGGGCCGTGTGGGCGTGGATGACTGGCGTGTAGCCCGCGGTGACAACCGACGGGTGCTGCATCACGACGATCTGCGCCTGGAACGTCTCAGCGACTTTCGGCGGATCGTCCGCGGGACCGCAGACGTCGCCGCGGCGGATGTCGTTCTTGCCGATGCCGCGGACGTTGAAGCCGACGTTGTCGCCGGGTTCCGCGCGGTCGACCTCCTCATGGTGCATCTCGATGGTCTTCACCTCGCCGGAGACGTCTGACGGCTGGAACGAGACGTTCGATCCTCTTTCGAGGACGCCCGTCTCGACACGGCCTACGGGGACCGTGCCGATACCCGAAATCGTGTAGACGTCCTGAATCGGCAGTCGCAGCGGCGCGTCCGTTGGCGGCGACATCTCCGGAAGGTTGTCCAGCGACTCCAGCACCGTGGGGCCGTCGAACCACTGCATGTTCTCGGAGTGCTCGGCGATGTTGTCGCCTTCGAACGCCGAGATGGGGATGAAGCGCGCGTCGTCGGTGTCGAATCGGACCTGCGTGAGCAGTTGCTTCACGTCGTCAACGACTTCGCGGTAGCGGTCCTCCTCGTAGTTGACGGTGTCCATCTTGTTGACGGCGACGATGAGCGTCTCGATGCCGAGCGTTCGCGAGAGGAACACGTGTTCGCGCGTCTGCGGCGCGACACCGTCGTCGGCGGCGACGACGAGGACGGCGTGGTCCGCCTGCGACGCGCCCGTGATCATGTTCTTCACGAAGTCGCGGTGACCGGGTGTGTCGACGATAGTGAAGTAGTACTTGTCCGTGTCGAAGCGCTGGTGGGCGATGTCGATGGTGACGCCGCGCTCGCGCTCCTCGGCGAGGTTGTCCATCACGTAGGCGAACTCGAAGCCGCCTTTACCTTTCTCGGCGGCCTCCTCCCGGTGCTGCTCGATGACGTGCTCCGGTACCGACCCCGTTTCGAACAGGAGACGCCCGACGAGCGTGCTCTTGCCGTGGTCGACGTGGCCGATAATGGCTAAATTCTGGTGTGGTTTGTCTTGTGACATGGTAACGGCAGGCGATGTCCGCCTGTCAGATTGGTTATGTCGTACGAGAGCAAAACGGTTGTCGCCGGTACGCGATCCGAACGTAGCTTCCTTTGACAGTTTCTCACTCGGAGGATACTCGCCGCTCACTGACGGTGTCTCCGGCCGAAAAATAAGGGGGAACTGTCGCGCGCGGAGGGCTTACGCCGAGTAGCCCGGCGACTGCGCTTCGATGACGTCGGCGATGTTCGTCATCTCCTCGCCGACGGTGGCGACCAGGTCGTCGAGCGTGACGATGCCGACGAGTTTGCCGTCGTCGTCGACGACGGGGAGTCGGCGGACTT
This genomic stretch from Haloprofundus salilacus harbors:
- a CDS encoding S8 family serine peptidase encodes the protein MSDKDTPSWKRRGFLKTTGALGLVGLSGVGAATPGRNPGPKEDEILVGVSKTADSPRAAVESAVPGNARIVHENKQLSYVAVKFPSEASDAARENFVEAVTNRENVKYAEKNETLEALYTPSDERYSDQYAPQQVNADVAWDTTLGSSDVTVAVIDQGVKYDHPDLADQFGSNKGYDFVDDDSDPYPDVLKDEYHGTHVAGIAAATTDNGEGIAGISNSTLLSGRALSEEGSGSTADIADAVQWAADQGADVINLSLGGGGYTDTMKNAVSYAYDAGSLVVAAAGNDYGSSVSYPAAYSECLAVSALDEDESLASYSNVGPEIELAAPGSNVLSTWTTSTEYDSISGTSMATPVVSGVAGLTLAQFSLTNEELRTHLKNTAVDVGLSSDEQGSGRVDAGNAVTTEPGSGSDGGSGDSTSASVDGSLSGYWDSKCWSYGFEYDGPSKIVVELSGPSDADFDLYVNEGSGSCPSTSDYDYRSWTTDSQETITIDDPDDSADLTVLVDSYSGSGDYTLTITEYQ
- a CDS encoding DUF790 family protein — its product is MLTKKLLETRRRKPDIWPVYRPPEEYREVARAVLDAYRPGVTHGELDEALRDVETHETYTLVRGLRKLLDHRLAFEREPAADPVSLREAAFERGFVTDARERRAVMEAVGDEFSISAADVADSLWADREREQRLHDAPEVGPTDLLRQYNLALTQTFLCDAASLTVESSTDLDRLAAAASEVGVMAEYTDDSNALRVVGPAAVSRKYRTYRKRVAEWVGRVVAASEWSLDARVEVEVRSETRLYEFAVDSGANELFPFFPWSCTPDDDRRARFGDRIGSRIPRWRLRATPTVLRGFDGERAVVDFAFERPHSGRECYLAVFDCWTPDHLDSRLTSLRAAAGDRPILAAVNERRCCVSGVDREALGDGLASRLVAERATDADAVVWYANALPIEGVTAELDVLEREWVETDRDYLLPLDLDAEPVTFDVDAFAYDRQVEPEAVRHHALDTGYGVLSNGTYLPEPVAADLRTEIDALDRRTLGAVRPLLRSYGLGTDALTALGYAVDEPTNRATCRVRRQEVD
- a CDS encoding TatD family hydrolase, with the protein product MDELGTPVLDNHLHLDPRHGRGVEAVEEFAHLGGTHLLVVNKPSWHLGVETETGEDFRSVFEETLGAVAEANQVLAGHAWPVLGVHPGLITRLTDERDFAPEAARDLMCAGLDVAAEFVAEGRALALKSGRPHYEVSDVVWEASNDVLKHALALGAERDCAVQLHTEASEDLTDIAEWAEARGLPAERVVKHYAGGTLRGLTPSVMSEKDRLRVAVDADEPFLMETDFVDDPDRPGAVLGPKTVPRRVRWLLDEGHERAMRNAHVETPKHVYGIDTESTLD
- a CDS encoding PAS domain-containing sensor histidine kinase translates to MNGREPEALIPAAVDTLPINFAILDDEGKILYTNRAWQEFGEANEIELRPDTIGTNYLTITRQAETETAQTAAAGLSEILTGERELFEFEYPCHSPDKQRWFLMRAASFTNGDQRYVAVAHFDITDRYTYQRQLEESNERLQQFAYAASHDLREPLRMVTSYLQLLERRYSDDLDEDAKEFIEFAVDGAERMEAMIEGLLTYSRVETQGQSFVSVNLEAVLDDVLTDLGIRIDEAGAEITAESLPTVRGDASQLRQLFQNLLENALQYSGEQKPRVSISATRDEDEWMISVSDKGIGIDQKDADRVFEVFQRLHSHEEYEGTGIGLALCRQIIKRHGGEIWVNSEPEEGSTFSFTLPAPDT
- a CDS encoding NYN domain-containing protein; amino-acid sequence: MELLGRLTDESGRDRGVALFVDGPNILRDEFDVDLDDVREAAEGAGRLVTTRLYLDEHATPGLIQAAEARGFEVVVTSGDVDVKLAVDATRFAIEDGVGTLAVASRDTDFKPVLEIANSQGIRTLAIAPGTHGRSDALRNAATESITLGE
- the tuf gene encoding translation elongation factor EF-1 subunit alpha, which produces MSQDKPHQNLAIIGHVDHGKSTLVGRLLFETGSVPEHVIEQHREEAAEKGKGGFEFAYVMDNLAEERERGVTIDIAHQRFDTDKYYFTIVDTPGHRDFVKNMITGASQADHAVLVVAADDGVAPQTREHVFLSRTLGIETLIVAVNKMDTVNYEEDRYREVVDDVKQLLTQVRFDTDDARFIPISAFEGDNIAEHSENMQWFDGPTVLESLDNLPEMSPPTDAPLRLPIQDVYTISGIGTVPVGRVETGVLERGSNVSFQPSDVSGEVKTIEMHHEEVDRAEPGDNVGFNVRGIGKNDIRRGDVCGPADDPPKVAETFQAQIVVMQHPSVVTAGYTPVIHAHTAQVACTFVSLDQKLDPASGEVAEENPDFIKAGDAAIVTLRPQKPLSIEPSSEIPELGSFAIRDMGQTIAAGKVLEVNKR
- a CDS encoding DEAD/DEAH box helicase family protein, whose translation is MRLRYVDGTIEIDGSSDAFDKAAAALELDSKRADALHYRPIRDSLRAAGVEFEDDVLDAVSGVDLSCSLSLRPYQSEALRSWRRDERGVVVLPTGAGKTYVGMAAIDAVGGPTLVVVPTLELVDQWRDELARFEVPVGEFTGRAKDLGPITVTTYDSAYTHAAGFGDRFEFALFDEVHHLAAEKYQRIAERMAAPARMGLTATYERDDDRHTRLARLLGGKVYEIDTDDLTGKYLSPYTVERITVDLTPDEREAYDEHAAVFRNYVAFSNVSLDGPDGYRNLVVRSGNDPRAWRAIRAHETSRKIAFNAESKLAELASLLRECRENGDRVIVFTRYNDLVHVVADRFLIPAVTYKTPTDERRATLSWFKSGRVDAVVSSQVLDEGVDVPDANVGIILSGTGSNREYRQRLGRILRPSEKSARLYELVSADTGETRTADRRRS